TAATCATTGAccatatcttaaaaatatttttttattttattcataataagTGATATTTTACTACCTTATTTCTTGTGAGTACCACAATTTCTTCAGTATTAAAATCAATTCCGGGCGCTGTAATACGATGGTTTGTTCGATCCACATAAATGAAGTGAACAAGTCCTGGAAATTCTTCCAAGTACTTATGTATAGTTAGGGAAGAAGTATTTGTAACAACACAATTAaggagaaaataataaaaaaagttaaataaaaaacaactttataataaaaaggatATGATCCtaacgtaaaattttttaacgattttactttcaaaaaatcttcaTAACTCGATAATTTCTCACAAACCCAATTAGTACATTCACCTAAATGCTCCAAAAAAACTGTATCATTTAATAACACTGTTCCATTGATCGTTATTAAAAccaataattcttttaaaccATCCAATAAACCACACGTTAAAGATTCCGCCCTTAATAAAGCTTCTGGCgatcgatttttaataaattcttgatatttttttcgCATAAACTCCCAAACACCACCCAAATTTTCAATACAACCTTTTAACGAGacgttttttaactttttaatcgCTTCGAATAgctttttaatcgaattatccaaattttcaaaggctGGTTTTAACGTTGAAACATTTCTTTGTATTTGAACCAATTGCATGGAGTgtaaatttgagaatgcaTCATATAAACTACCGGAAACAACCGCACTTCCagtttcaataaaaaacaCTAAGTTGATGTTTTCGCATATTTCACGGATATAAATGTTGTATGGGATACATTTAGGAGTTTGATCGTTTccagataataaaatttcatgagatgaattatttaaaatctcaGAGTTGTCTTTGGGCTCGTTTTTATTGATTTCGCAAAGTAggattgaaaataatatatctGCTGATGATAAATCTTTTGCTTTTTGCCTAAAAAAAGCAAAAgtatttatattaaactatattacaaagaaaaatgaatttacGTTGAATATAACcccaaaaatttgttattaaccaTCAACAATCCATGAATTTTTGTATACTCAgtcaaattttgtaatttatccACCGATTCACGCAAAATCTGAACGGTAGTTTTTGTTAAATCAACATTAACCAAAAGCTGCTCAATTGCCTCGATAAATATCGCTTGATCATTCAatgttaaataattccaaGTATCGATTAAACGAGTCATAAGATTCGCTTTATTTTCATCtgtttttaatctaaaacaatttaaaagtaaataacataattattaaaaaataacttacatCAATATATTTGGGCCGCAAACATATCGTGCCAATGTAACACAAACACTCAAATATTTCGCCATAGTAAATGAATTATCATTTGAAacatacataaataaatatcccatatactaaaataaatttcttttttagtttaaacatcatattaataataacttacatcctcaaaagttaaattaatatcCTTTTGGCACTGAATTGATGTGTACGAATTCCCAAACTGGCAATTCATGATCCGATG
This region of Onthophagus taurus isolate NC chromosome 3, IU_Otau_3.0, whole genome shotgun sequence genomic DNA includes:
- the LOC111417018 gene encoding BLOC-3 complex member HPS1 isoform X1 — its product is MKCVIIFDHTNDVIYSKYDEKFIEHVKIFARNQGLITGEESEICANVLVQIFSPIVTSHRIMNCQFGNSYTSIQCQKDINLTFEDYMGYLFMYVSNDNSFTMAKYLSVCVTLARYVCGPNILILKTDENKANLMTRLIDTWNYLTLNDQAIFIEAIEQLLVNVDLTKTTVQILRESVDKLQNLTEYTKIHGLLMVNNKFLGLYSTQKAKDLSSADILFSILLCEINKNEPKDNSEILNNSSHEILLSGNDQTPKCIPYNIYIREICENINLVFFIETGSAVVSGSLYDAFSNLHSMQLVQIQRNVSTLKPAFENLDNSIKKLFEAIKKLKNVSLKGCIENLGGVWEFMRKKYQEFIKNRSPEALLRAESLTCGLLDGLKELLVLITINGTVLLNDTVFLEHLGECTNWVCEKLSSYEDFLKVKSLKNFTLGSNTSSLTIHKYLEEFPGLVHFIYVDRTNHRITAPGIDFNTEEIVVLTRNKIWSMIKFAQLHLNEGHTSIIWKDMTFSYAYFLWFEDVSGSPLKPTVSPMHFNRSLPIPGTFCDDYYRHLKEACFPKMPPQKIRCYELYTIHLGLVTTQCVLEHTRRLSATIWELKGHPDHPIDLL
- the LOC111417018 gene encoding BLOC-3 complex member HPS1 isoform X2, producing MKCVIIFDHTNDVIYSKYDEKFIEHVKIFARNQGLITGEESEICANVLVQIFSPIVTSHRIMNCQFGNSYTSIQCQKDINLTFEDYMGYLFMYVSNDNSFTMAKYLSVCVTLARYVCGPNILILKTDENKANLMTRLIDTWNYLTLNDQAIFIEAIEQLLVNVDLTKTTVQILRESVDKLQNLTEYTKIHGLLMVNNKFLGLYSTQKAKDLSSADILFSILLCEINKNEPKDNSEILNNSSHEILLSGNDQTPKCIPYNIYIREICENINLVFFIETGSAVVSGSLYDAFSNLHSMQLVQIQRNVSTLKPAFENLDNSIKKLFEAIKKLKNVSLKGCIENLGGVWEFMRKKYQEFIKNRSPEALLRAESLTCGLLDGLKELLVLITINGTVLLNDTVFLEHLGECTNWVCEKLSSYEDFLKVKSLKNFTLGSSSLTIHKYLEEFPGLVHFIYVDRTNHRITAPGIDFNTEEIVVLTRNKIWSMIKFAQLHLNEGHTSIIWKDMTFSYAYFLWFEDVSGSPLKPTVSPMHFNRSLPIPGTFCDDYYRHLKEACFPKMPPQKIRCYELYTIHLGLVTTQCVLEHTRRLSATIWELKGHPDHPIDLL